The Oncorhynchus keta strain PuntledgeMale-10-30-2019 chromosome 17, Oket_V2, whole genome shotgun sequence genome has a window encoding:
- the calb2a gene encoding calbindin 2a, producing the protein MANKPQQPPHLHLAELSATQFIDIWNHFDTDGNGYIEGKELENFFRELEIARRGAGVDPSNSTFREKMKEFMQKFDKNADGRIEMSELAQILPTEENFLLCFREFVGSSSEFMAAWRRYDTDRSGYIEANELKGFLSDLLKKANRHYDDQKLHEYTQTILKMFDLNGDGKLGLSEMARLLPVKENFLLKFQGIKLTSEQFNAIFAFYDKDGNGYIDEQELDALLRDLYEKNKKEVDTKNLIDYKKSIMALSDGGKLYRSELEIVLCREPML; encoded by the exons ATGGCAAACAAACCACAGCAGCCTCCTCACCTTCATCTGGCGGAATTGAGCGCCACCCAGTTCATTGACATCTGGAACCATTTCGATACGGACG gcaATGGCTACATTGAGGGCAAGGAACTGGAGAACTTCTTCAGGGAGTTGGAGATTGCACGGAGAGGGGCCGGAGTG GACCCATCAAACTCCACTTTCAGAGAGAAGATGAAGGAGTTTATGCAGAAGTTTGACAAGAACGCAGATGGGAGAATTGAGATGTCAGAG cTGGCTCAGATTTTGCCCACGGAGGAGAACTTCCTGCTTTGCTTCAGAGAGTTTGTTGGATCCAGTTCTGAGTTCATGGCG GCTTGGCGACGATACGATACAGATCGCAGTGGGTACATTGAAGCTAATGAACTGAAG GGATTCCTCTCAGACCTGCTGAAGAAAGCTAACAGACACTACGATGACCAGAAGCTTCATGAGTACACACAGACAATA ctcaaGATGTTTGATCTAAACGGAGATGGGAAGCTGGGCCTGTCAGAAATGGCGAG GCTTCTCCCAGTTAAGGAAAATTTCTTACTGAAGTTCCAG GGTATCAAACTGACCTCTGAGCAGTTCAATGCTATCTTTGCATTCTACGACAAG GATGGAAATGGCTACATTGATGAGCAGGAGCTCGATGCTCTGTTGCGTGACCTCTATGAAAAGAACAAAAAG GAGGTGGACACCAAAAACCTGATTGACTACAAGAAGAGCATCATGGCCCTGTCGGACGGAGGGAAGTTGTACCGCTCCGAGCTGGAGATTGTGCTCTGCAGGGAGCCCATGCTGTGA